GTCCTCGCTGAACTTGATGGCGTTGCCCATCAGGTTCAGCACGACGCGCTCCAGCTGCCCGGGGTTCCCCGACACGAAGGCAGACCGCTCGGTCACGTCGAACGAGATGTCCAGTCGGCTGGCGGTGCCTCCGGCCAGCACCATCTCGCGGGCCCGGACGACCACGGCCCGCAGGTCCACCGCGACCGGCACGTGCTCCTCGGCGTCGGCCGAGAGCCCGAGCAGCAGGACGAGGTCGTCGGCCAGGGACGTGAGGCGGGCGGCGTTGCGGGCGATGGCGTCGACGAACCCGGCCTCGTGGGGGCTGAGGGTCGTCGCGTCCTGCAGCAGCTCGGCGTACCCGGTGATGTTGCTCAGGGGAGTGCGCAGCTCGTGGCTGACCGTCTCCACGAACTCGTTCTTGGCCCGATCCAGCTCGCGCAGCCGTCGTGTGCTCTCGCTCTCCTGCTCCAGCGCCGTGACCAGGGCGGCGTGCGTCAGCTGCTCGGTGCGGCTGCGCTGCACGCCGCGCAGCAGCGCATCGCCCAGCCGCGGCCCGTCGTGCTCGCCCTTGACCAGGTAGTCCTGGGCCCCCTCGGCCAGCGCCCACAGCGCCAGGGTGCCGTCGACCCGACCGGTCAGGACCATCAGAGCCGTCTGCGGTGAGGCATCGCGGACGGCGCGGACGACGGCGCCACCGTCCGCGTCCGGCAGGGTGAGGTCGGCCAGGACCAGGTCGAAGTGGGAGTCGGTCAGCATCACCAGCGCCTGCTCGAGGTCCGCGGCCGCCTCGATCTCGCCGTGGGCGAACTCGTCCTCGAGCAGGGCCCGGACGAGCTCGCGGTCGGAGGTCGAGTCCTCGATCAGCAGGAACCGCAGGGGCGAGCTCCGATCGAGGGTCGAGGCCGCCGCGAGTTCGCTCACTTCGGCAGCCTGACCAGCCCGAGCCAGAAGTCCTCGATCGAGCGCACCACGTGGGTGAACTCGTCGATGTCGGCGGGCTTGGTGAGGAAGCAGTTGCCTCCGAGGTCGTAGGTCCGCATCACGTCGGACTCGGCCGCGGAGGTGGTGAGCACCGCGACCGGGATGCGGTGGAGCAGCTCGTCGGCCTGCATCGCGGCGAGCACCTCGTGGCCCGAGAGCCGAGGCAGGTTCAGGTCCAGGATCATCAGGTCCGGGGGGTTCTCGCGGTGCGCCCGGAGGTGGTCGAGGGCGGACGCGCCGTCCCGGATGACCGTCACCTCGTGGGAGACCCGGGCGTCGCTGAGCGCGTCGAGCGTCAGCTCCACGTCGGCCAAGCTGTCCTCGACGAGCAGGATCTGGACCAGCGCGCCGGCGCTGCTCATGCCGCCGGCTCCTGGTCGGGTGCCGCGGGAAGGGTGATGCAGAACCGGCTGCCCCCGAGCGGGGAGGGCTCGACCCAGGCCGCGCCGTCGGACCTCTCGGCAACCTGTTGGACGATCGCCAGCCCGATGCCGGTGCCCGAGAAGGCCTCGCGGACGTGGAGCCGGGCGAACATGCGGAAGATGCGCTCCCGGTACTCCGGCTCGATCCCGATGCCGTTGTCGTCGACGCAGATGAGCGCTCGACCGTCCTGGAGCCGGCCGGTCACCTCGACGACAGGGACGACGCCGGGCTCCTGGAACTTGGCTGCGTTGCTGATCAGGTTGCGCAGCACGGCGAGCACCGACGGCTCGTCGTACCAGACGTCGGGCAGGTCGCCGACGGTCACGCCGGCCAGGTCCAGCGACACCACCGCACCCCG
The Nocardioides plantarum genome window above contains:
- a CDS encoding response regulator gives rise to the protein MSSAGALVQILLVEDSLADVELTLDALSDARVSHEVTVIRDGASALDHLRAHRENPPDLMILDLNLPRLSGHEVLAAMQADELLHRIPVAVLTTSAAESDVMRTYDLGGNCFLTKPADIDEFTHVVRSIEDFWLGLVRLPK
- a CDS encoding sensor histidine kinase, with protein sequence MSELAAASTLDRSSPLRFLLIEDSTSDRELVRALLEDEFAHGEIEAAADLEQALVMLTDSHFDLVLADLTLPDADGGAVVRAVRDASPQTALMVLTGRVDGTLALWALAEGAQDYLVKGEHDGPRLGDALLRGVQRSRTEQLTHAALVTALEQESESTRRLRELDRAKNEFVETVSHELRTPLSNITGYAELLQDATTLSPHEAGFVDAIARNAARLTSLADDLVLLLGLSADAEEHVPVAVDLRAVVVRAREMVLAGGTASRLDISFDVTERSAFVSGNPGQLERVVLNLMGNAIKFSEDGGSVVCRVRTTESDVLLDVTDTGIGIPPDERSQLFNRFFRGASAHQRAIPGTGLGLHLVSIIVAGHRGDVTVASEVGEGTTFTVRLPRTVRP